The Mangrovivirga cuniculi genomic sequence ACTCGTTTAAAAGCGCTGAGTTAGCAGGACCTTGTTATGATCTGACTTCTGAATCTGCAGCAGTCCTATCATTCAGATACCACATGTACGGAGCATCAACAATGGGTGACCTTGAACTTCAGGCTACTACAGACGGTTCAAACTGGTCAACAATCTGGAGTAAATCCGGAAACCAGGGTAATAGCTGGAACGAGGCCAATGTTGACCTTGCCGCATATCTTGGTGGAACTGTAAAACTAAAATTTGTAGGTACAACAGGTGATACCTGGCAGGGAGATATGGCAATTGACGCCTTGAGTTTAGGTACAGGAGGAAGCACTGGCGGAGGAACGACTAGCGCTACATTGTCTATCACTCTTGACAATTATCCTGAAGAAACAAGCTGGGAAATACTGAGTGGATCAACAGTAATTGCATCAGGTGGTACTTACGATTCACAACCAGATGGATCAACTGTAACTCAGAATATCGTTCTTGACGATGGATGTTATAACTTTGTGATCTACGACGCATATGGCGACGGTATCTGCTGTTCTTATGGCAGTGGTTCTTATTCACTAACTGCTGACGGCGTTACATTAGCATCAGGCGGATCGTTCGCTTCAAGTGAAACAACTAACTTCTGTGTAGGCGGCGGAGCTAGAACTTCTCAAGTTGCTGTTACCAGAGAAGGTGAAAGACCTCAAGGATATTCTGTTTATCCTAATCCTGCTAAGGACTACCTGAAAATACATATTGGTAAAATGGAGTCGGCTAAATTCAGAATTATGAATACTACCGGCCAGGTATGGAAAGAAGGCTCTCTTTCTAATACATTTAATGAAATCAATGTATCAGATTTAGACGCAGGACTTTATATAATTAGAGTTACAGATGGTGAAAATGTATTAGTTAACAGGATCCTAATCCAGTAAGCTATACATCTACCTTAATAATATTAGCCACCTCATTTAATGGGGTGGCTTTTTTTATAAAATATAGTTAGAGGTTCCTGGCATCCATCATTACTAAAACTTCGTGAAGCAGTGCGGTTAAAAACAGGTTCTCTAAAGGGTCCTCTTGATCACTTTCTAAAATTTGAAAAATTCATTATTTTAAAAGGGTCATGACGAAATACCTTCTTTTGATATTAATACTTATTTCTTCACTTGTGAATATCAGTGCTCAAAAGCCAGACCACCTGGTTATTGATATGACATTTAAAGACACAATAGTAAATGTTAATGCTACTTATCACAAAATAGTTCAATCTCCTGCGGACTCCCTGTATTTCTTATTAAACCCGGCTATTAATGTAGACACGATTAAGGCCGAGAATTTGGAATCATATCAAATAACTAAAAAAGAAGGCAGACCTTTCCCCTTCTGGCTTATCAAATTCAAAAAACCACTAGACAATAAATCAGTGGCATCGATTCATTTTGAATATAGTATCAATCTAAATACTCAAAATCATCTGAAGTCTGACTGGATCGAGTTAAATGCGGATAAATTATGGTTTCCAAACAATGGAGATTTAAATAATCAGTTTACTTACAATATTTCCATTTCTAATTTCCCTTCTTCTTATTCGTTGATTACTCATTCCGATGCAGAGACGGAGAACAAGAAAGATAAAATAATCATTAAAAAGAAACAGCCTGAATATGAAGTCTTAATATTAGCCGGTAAGGACATGATGGAGTGGAATTATAATGAAGACATAACTATTTATGCTAGTAATGACACAAAAGACTCTACACTAACATCAATAGGCAAAAAAGTAGAAAACAGCATTGCTCTGTTAAACCGAACAATCGGATCGTCAGATCCCATACAGAAATTCATAGTGGTTCTGCGAAACACTTCAAAAAAAGAACTTGGATTTCAGTTCAATAGAAAGAATTTGATTGTTACCGGAAAAGATTTTAATTCATACGCCAACTTATCTCATGAAATAGCTCACTATTGGTGGAGCATGGCAAATTTTATTGAAGAACCCTGGTTAAATGAATCTTTTGCCAATTATTCCATGTACCAGGTAGTAGAAAAATATAATTCAGACGCTTATAAATCAATAATAGAAAAACATCGAGAAATTGCCGATAGTGCTATTCCTGTATCTGAAGCTAGCCTTTTCACAGAAAATGCTTACCCCTCCTATTATTATAAAGGAGCCATACTTTTACTCGATCTGGAACAAAAAATCGGGCAAAAAATAATGTATAACATTCTTTCCTATTGTATAAAAAAAGAGATTAGTTCTTCCGAGGGATTTCTAAAAGAACTTCAAAGGCATACTAGTGAGCAAATCAGACAATCTTTTGCTAAAAAATTAAATGAATGATTAATTAAATTTATTTCAACCTATATCACATACCTAAAACCGTTATAAAATATCAGCCATTTTTTTATTTAAATACACTCAGCCATCATCCACACCCCTCCATTATAAATTCATCGAAAAAACAGGCTGACAACTATTTCAAATAGGTTTAAAATTGCTAGAATCTGCATTTTTAGTTAACTTCTTATACACCACAAGTAAATTCTATAGCCATGATACCGGTCAAATCAAACCTTCAAAAAGGGTATACTACCCCATTTCTTTTATTATATCCTAGTTTTAAATCACTTATAACCTTTCTTCTCTTTTCATTCTTTTTCATACCCACTTTCGCCCAGATACAAGTTGAAAAAAACTCTTTAGAACAAACTTCTGAACCGAAAATTAATCCTGAAAACGAGCGGCTGTTGAAAGAATTCAAACAAAAAGGCAACGTATTAATCCTACCGTCCGACAAAGTCCAATTAAATCAAACCATATCAGAGGAAAAGATTTTATTAGATAACAAGTACGAGAGTATTCTACTAAATAAGGATCATTTACGAAAAACAAAATCCTTTGAACTAAGCGACATATTAAATCAAAACAACACGGTTCAAGCGCTACCTGGATCAGAAGAAATCAAAAATCAAGAGCGGGAAACAACGATTATTAAGAACCCTGAAGGAATAAACAAAAATAATATTTCCAGAGAAATTCTGGATATGCTAATTAAAGATCAGCCTAATAATCCGATAGAAGTAAAAAGGTCCAACCTAATTTTTCAACAGGAAAAACCGACCAAACTTTTAAAATCTGAGCTCCCGGCAAAAAAAGATGATCAGATGACAATTTCAGAAACAGACACGGAGAATTATGCACCTGTAGCCACACCGGATGTATATACAACTCCTGAAAACACAGAGTTGGTCGTTTCTGCTCCGGGCCACCTGGCCAATGATACTGATTTAAATGGTGATGAAATAGAGTGGATTTCTTATACCGTTCCGCAAAACGGCACGGTAAGTAACACCAGCACTGACGGTGGATTTACCTATACCCCTAACCCCGGATTTTCAGGAATAGAAAACCTGGAAATAGCAATAACAGACAATAACGGTGGAATTAGTTTTGGTCTCATATCGATTTTAGTTATCCCTGATCAAAACTTGAATCCTGTAGCAGTACCGGATGTTTTCACCACTCCCGAAGGAACGCCATTAACTGTGACTGCCCCGGGACACCTTGAAAATGATCTGGAACCTGATGGAGACCAGATAGAATGGATATCTTATACTCTTCCTTCAAATGGTACAATGAGTAATACTACTTCTGAAGGAGGGTTCATCTATACACCTAACCCAGGTTTTTCTGGTATAGAGTCATTTGAAATTGCTATTTCTGATGGAAACGGAGGAATTGATTTCGGACTTATTTCTATCCTGGTAATCCCGGATCAAAATCGAAACCCAATATCACTACCCGACGTTTTCACCACCCCTGAAGGCACTCCATTAACAGTTTCTGCTCCGGGTCATTTAGTTAATGATTTTGATCGCGATGGTGATGAAATAGAATGGATTTCATATACTCTTCCTTCAAATGGTTCAATGAGTAATACTAGTTCTGACGGCGGATTTACCTATACGCCAAATCCCGGATTTTCTGGAATAGAATCCCTTGAAATTGCTATTACTGATGGAAATGGGGGTGTTAGCTTTGGATTAATACAAATTATGGTGGTTTCAGATCAAAACCGGGATCCTATTGCAGTACCAGATAGCTTTACAACTCCTGAAAATACTGCCTTAGTAGTTTCTGCGCCTGGTCATCTAAGTAATGATTTTGATCGAGATGGAGATCTAATAGAATGGATTTCATATACTCTTCCTTCAAATGGTTCAATGAGTAATACTACTTCAGAGGGTGGATTTACCTATACGCCAAATCCGGGTTTTACTGGCATAGAGTCTATTGAATATGCTATTACTGATGGAAATGGGGGAATTGCATTTGGATTACTAAATATAACTGTCACACCATCAGGAGGTACAGATCCTGTAGCAGTGGCTGATGTATTCACTACCCCTGAAAACACTCCTTTAATAGTTGCTGCACCCGGTCACCTTGCTAATGATTATGATCCAAATGGAGATCCAATTACCTGGATCTCCTATTCTTTTCCAGAAAATGGCACAATGAGTAATACCACCTCAGATGGTGGGTTTACCTATACTCCAAACCCCGGGTTTTCAGGGATAGAATCCTTTGAATATGCTATTTCAGATGGAAATGGAGGAATTGATTTCGGACTCATTGCTATTCTGGTAATCCCGGATCAAAACAGGGATCCAATAGGAATACCAGATGTTTTTACAACTCCGGAAAACACTCCATTAACAGTTTCAGCTCCGGGCCACCTGGCAAATGATTTTGACCGGGATGGAGATCAAATAGAATGGATTTCCTACACTCTTCCTTCAAATGGATTAATGAGTAATACTACCTCTGATGGTGGATTTACCTACACACCTAATCCAGGTTTTTCCGGTATTGAGTCTTTTGAAATTGCTATTACTGATGGAAATGGAGGAATTGCTTTTACAACCTTAACCATTTTTGTCATTCCTGATCAAAACAGAGATCCAATTGCAGTTCCGGATGTTTTCACTACCCCTGAAGGTACTCCTTTAACAGTATCAGCCCCAGGCCACCTGGCTAATGATTTTGACCTAGATGGTGACCAGATAGAGTGGATTTCCTATACCCTACCCTCTAATGGAATAGTGAGTAATACCATGTCTGAAGGAACTTTCACCTATACCCCTAATCCAGGTTTTTCTGGTTTAGAGTCTATGGAAGTTGCTATTACAGATGGTAATGGAGGAATTAGTTTCGGACTTATTACCATATTAGTTATTCCGGATCAAAACCGAACTCCTATTGCTGTACCGGATGTTTTTACGACACCCGAAAATACCGAACTGATCGTTACAGCTCCCGGTCACCTGGCAAACGACTTTGATCTCGATGGTGATGAAATAGAGTGGATATCCTATACTGTCCCGGAAAATGGTTTAATGAGTAATACATCATCTGATGGTGGATTTAATTATACACCTAACCCGGACTTTACAG encodes the following:
- a CDS encoding gluzincin family metallopeptidase — encoded protein: MTKYLLLILILISSLVNISAQKPDHLVIDMTFKDTIVNVNATYHKIVQSPADSLYFLLNPAINVDTIKAENLESYQITKKEGRPFPFWLIKFKKPLDNKSVASIHFEYSINLNTQNHLKSDWIELNADKLWFPNNGDLNNQFTYNISISNFPSSYSLITHSDAETENKKDKIIIKKKQPEYEVLILAGKDMMEWNYNEDITIYASNDTKDSTLTSIGKKVENSIALLNRTIGSSDPIQKFIVVLRNTSKKELGFQFNRKNLIVTGKDFNSYANLSHEIAHYWWSMANFIEEPWLNESFANYSMYQVVEKYNSDAYKSIIEKHREIADSAIPVSEASLFTENAYPSYYYKGAILLLDLEQKIGQKIMYNILSYCIKKEISSSEGFLKELQRHTSEQIRQSFAKKLNE
- a CDS encoding Ig-like domain-containing protein; translated protein: MKEFKQKGNVLILPSDKVQLNQTISEEKILLDNKYESILLNKDHLRKTKSFELSDILNQNNTVQALPGSEEIKNQERETTIIKNPEGINKNNISREILDMLIKDQPNNPIEVKRSNLIFQQEKPTKLLKSELPAKKDDQMTISETDTENYAPVATPDVYTTPENTELVVSAPGHLANDTDLNGDEIEWISYTVPQNGTVSNTSTDGGFTYTPNPGFSGIENLEIAITDNNGGISFGLISILVIPDQNLNPVAVPDVFTTPEGTPLTVTAPGHLENDLEPDGDQIEWISYTLPSNGTMSNTTSEGGFIYTPNPGFSGIESFEIAISDGNGGIDFGLISILVIPDQNRNPISLPDVFTTPEGTPLTVSAPGHLVNDFDRDGDEIEWISYTLPSNGSMSNTSSDGGFTYTPNPGFSGIESLEIAITDGNGGVSFGLIQIMVVSDQNRDPIAVPDSFTTPENTALVVSAPGHLSNDFDRDGDLIEWISYTLPSNGSMSNTTSEGGFTYTPNPGFTGIESIEYAITDGNGGIAFGLLNITVTPSGGTDPVAVADVFTTPENTPLIVAAPGHLANDYDPNGDPITWISYSFPENGTMSNTTSDGGFTYTPNPGFSGIESFEYAISDGNGGIDFGLIAILVIPDQNRDPIGIPDVFTTPENTPLTVSAPGHLANDFDRDGDQIEWISYTLPSNGLMSNTTSDGGFTYTPNPGFSGIESFEIAITDGNGGIAFTTLTIFVIPDQNRDPIAVPDVFTTPEGTPLTVSAPGHLANDFDLDGDQIEWISYTLPSNGIVSNTMSEGTFTYTPNPGFSGLESMEVAITDGNGGISFGLITILVIPDQNRTPIAVPDVFTTPENTELIVTAPGHLANDFDLDGDEIEWISYTVPENGLMSNTSSDGGFNYTPNPDFTGIESLTVAITDGNGGIGFGQLIISVIPNNPPIADAGEVQEVIEQQTVNLDGSGSSDPEGDPLTYSWMFASPDTSPAKPTGSIASLSGANTATPSFIADIPGTYSLKLVVKDGFKDSDPDFVTIIAISIEEAINNLGDDIHLLASSGVLNKGQENGLMKKIDQALKLLDKGKYGEALAVLYDLRIQVMDLYKKDNVLSEDQAIDLTSSIDEIIAVIELKYSVSSYSVSSVSSTMTISGNDLAIEEDLISIYPNPVNTTAEIKYRLDKEANVSIEMFNLLGQKIQVIKDGFNRAGNHQITLRPENVKSGIYHIFFTTDSGIREMRKVMILR